The following are from one region of the Thermococcus cleftensis genome:
- the trm14 gene encoding tRNA (guanine(6)-N2)-methyltransferase, with product MRLLLTTSQGIEDLAKGEVENLLSGLGVPFRVEERPLGVEGRVLAEVGEAYYTDEKGKKRELSVPTYLNESSRLLHRIIMEIASERFEGIGDDDPEKALKRIEDFVSELPVERFVKVSESFAVRSFRKGEHSVTSVDIARTVGKAVFDRLSRFGTPRVNLDHPAVIFRAELIGDVFFLGIDTTGDSSLHKRPWRVYDHPAHLKASIANALIELAKPDGGSFIDPFCGSGTIPIELALRGYDGRIIGLEKYRKHLRGAEMNALAAGVSERIDFVLGDATRLSEYVESVDFAVSNLPYGLKIGRKGMIPGLYMDFFSELSKVLEKRGVFITTEKRAIERAIAENGFEIRHHRLIGHGGLTVHTYVVE from the coding sequence ATGAGGCTCCTGCTCACCACTTCACAGGGAATCGAGGATCTTGCAAAGGGGGAGGTTGAGAACCTGCTCTCGGGCCTTGGAGTTCCGTTTCGTGTGGAAGAGAGGCCTCTCGGCGTTGAAGGGCGGGTTCTTGCCGAGGTCGGCGAGGCTTACTACACCGACGAGAAGGGGAAGAAGCGCGAGTTAAGCGTCCCAACCTATCTGAACGAGAGCTCCAGGCTCCTCCACCGCATAATCATGGAAATAGCGAGCGAGCGCTTTGAAGGCATAGGAGATGACGACCCTGAAAAAGCCCTCAAGAGGATCGAAGATTTTGTCTCAGAGCTTCCAGTGGAAAGGTTCGTCAAGGTTAGCGAGAGCTTTGCCGTGCGCTCATTCAGGAAGGGGGAGCACAGCGTTACGAGCGTTGACATCGCCAGAACCGTCGGAAAGGCCGTCTTCGACAGGCTCTCGCGCTTCGGAACTCCGAGGGTCAACCTCGACCACCCGGCGGTCATCTTCAGGGCCGAGCTCATCGGGGACGTCTTCTTCCTCGGGATAGACACCACCGGGGACAGCTCACTCCACAAGAGACCCTGGCGCGTTTACGACCACCCCGCTCATCTCAAGGCCAGCATAGCCAACGCGCTGATTGAGCTGGCAAAACCAGACGGGGGTTCGTTCATCGATCCATTCTGCGGGAGCGGGACCATTCCAATAGAGCTCGCCCTGAGGGGATACGATGGAAGGATAATCGGCCTCGAAAAGTACCGCAAGCACCTGCGCGGGGCGGAGATGAACGCTTTAGCGGCGGGAGTCTCAGAGCGTATAGACTTCGTTCTCGGAGATGCCACCAGGCTGAGCGAATACGTCGAAAGCGTGGACTTCGCGGTGAGCAACCTGCCCTACGGGCTGAAGATCGGGCGGAAGGGCATGATTCCAGGCCTTTACATGGACTTCTTCTCGGAGCTTTCGAAGGTTCTGGAAAAGCGCGGCGTCTTCATAACGACTGAGAAGAGGGCTATAGAGAGAGCTATAGCCGAGAACGGCTTCGAAATCAGGCACCACCGCCTAATCGGCCACGGCGGGCTGACGGTGCACACCTACGTGGTAGAGTGA
- a CDS encoding fumarylacetoacetate hydrolase family protein: MVRLPFRDGFYDLRPSKIVALAKNYAEHAKEMESDVPEKPVFFLKPPSALIGPGKPIILPRMSKRVDHEVELAVIIGKRAKRVSREKAMNYVLGYTILLDITARDLQGEAREKGLPWSLAKGFDTFAPVGPRIADRRELKIDDLEIGLKVNGQLRQLGRTSEMVFKVPELIEYISSVMTLEPGDIIATGTPAGVGPLSHGDRVEAWIEGIGRVEFDVLAEDSILC, encoded by the coding sequence ATGGTTCGCCTTCCATTCCGCGACGGGTTTTATGACCTGAGGCCGAGCAAGATAGTGGCTCTGGCAAAGAACTACGCCGAACACGCGAAAGAAATGGAGAGCGACGTTCCAGAAAAGCCGGTCTTCTTCCTCAAGCCGCCGAGTGCGCTGATAGGCCCGGGCAAGCCTATAATTTTACCCAGAATGAGCAAACGGGTTGACCACGAGGTAGAGCTGGCAGTGATAATCGGGAAGCGCGCGAAACGCGTGTCGAGAGAGAAGGCGATGAACTACGTGCTCGGCTACACGATACTCCTCGACATAACCGCCCGCGACCTTCAGGGGGAAGCGAGGGAGAAGGGCCTTCCCTGGAGCCTCGCCAAGGGCTTCGACACCTTCGCCCCGGTCGGCCCGAGAATAGCTGACAGGCGCGAGCTGAAGATAGACGACCTGGAGATAGGCCTCAAGGTGAACGGCCAGCTAAGACAGCTCGGACGGACGAGCGAGATGGTTTTCAAGGTTCCGGAGCTGATAGAGTACATAAGCTCCGTCATGACGCTCGAGCCCGGGGATATAATAGCGACCGGAACTCCAGCAGGGGTAGGCCCGCTCAGTCACGGCGACAGGGTTGAGGCCTGGATTGAGGGAATCGGGAGGGTCGAGTTCGACGTACTGGCAGAGGATTCAATACTCTGCTGA
- a CDS encoding tryptophan--tRNA ligase, translating to MDEFKVTPWDVEGMVDYAKLIEEFGTSPMTDELLEKTAELTRSELPMYFRRRFFFSHRDYDKVLADYESGKGFFLYTGRGPSGPMHIGHIIPFFATKWLQEKFGVNLYIQITDDEKFLFKDKLTFEDTKRWAYDNILDIIAVGFDPDKTFIFQDSEFTKIYEMAIPIAKKINYSMAKAVFGFTEQSKIGMIFYPAIQAAPTFFERKRCLIPAAIDQDPYWRLQRDFAESLGYYKTAAIHSKFVPGLMGLEGKMSASKPETAVYLTDDPEEAGKKIWKYALTGGRATAKEQREKGGQPEKCVVFKWFEIFFEPDDEKLMERYHACKSGELLCGQCKRELIERVQEFLKEHQKKRKEAEKKVEKFKYTGELAREQWDRAIPEPLR from the coding sequence GGACGAGTTGCTTGAGAAGACCGCGGAGCTTACGAGGAGCGAGCTGCCGATGTACTTCAGGAGGCGCTTCTTCTTCTCCCACAGGGACTACGACAAGGTTTTGGCAGATTACGAGTCCGGAAAGGGCTTCTTCCTCTACACTGGCAGGGGCCCGAGCGGGCCGATGCACATAGGCCACATCATACCATTCTTCGCGACCAAGTGGCTCCAGGAGAAGTTCGGCGTGAACCTATACATCCAGATAACCGACGACGAGAAGTTCCTCTTCAAGGACAAGCTCACCTTCGAGGACACCAAGAGATGGGCCTACGACAACATACTGGACATCATAGCGGTCGGCTTCGACCCGGATAAGACCTTCATCTTCCAGGACAGCGAGTTCACCAAGATATACGAGATGGCAATCCCGATAGCGAAGAAGATAAACTACTCGATGGCTAAAGCGGTCTTCGGCTTCACAGAGCAGAGCAAGATCGGGATGATTTTTTACCCGGCAATACAGGCCGCTCCGACCTTCTTCGAGAGGAAGCGCTGCCTGATTCCTGCTGCCATAGACCAGGACCCCTACTGGAGGCTGCAGAGGGACTTCGCCGAGAGCCTCGGCTACTACAAGACAGCCGCAATTCACTCCAAGTTCGTTCCGGGATTGATGGGCCTTGAGGGCAAGATGAGCGCCAGCAAGCCCGAAACTGCCGTCTACCTCACCGACGACCCAGAAGAGGCTGGCAAGAAAATATGGAAGTACGCCCTAACCGGCGGGAGGGCGACGGCGAAGGAGCAGCGCGAGAAGGGCGGTCAGCCCGAGAAGTGCGTCGTCTTCAAGTGGTTTGAGATATTCTTCGAGCCGGACGACGAGAAGCTCATGGAGCGCTACCACGCCTGCAAGAGCGGTGAGCTGCTCTGCGGCCAGTGCAAGCGCGAGCTGATTGAGAGGGTTCAGGAGTTCCTGAAGGAGCACCAGAAGAAGCGCAAAGAGGCGGAAAAGAAGGTAGAGAAGTTCAAGTACACCGGTGAGCTGGCAAGGGAGCAGTGGGATAGGGCGATTCCTGAGCCTCTCAGGTGA